One stretch of Prunus persica cultivar Lovell chromosome G1, Prunus_persica_NCBIv2, whole genome shotgun sequence DNA includes these proteins:
- the LOC18790786 gene encoding uncharacterized protein At4g30180 — MVMRQVSKQHSRGYSLHPIKLASSVFARKYLSHLLPALKKMFEENTISSSNNNVDEDYSKLEKLVGYQVNMAMVFSASTYQFAWSRALKQQLQTRHVLIYGEGLLPRHHVPKPLNFLPNLSVSASKMKRYSNHNMSNKVRPHFLKRNLAMNGKTKKSKEAEIIERKLTSLRRLLPGGNEMGEENELLAEVGSYISCLQLQVNILRCLVETDQLIN, encoded by the coding sequence ATGGTGATGAGGCAAGTGAGTAAACAACATAGCCGAGGTTACTCTCTTCATCCCATCAAATTGGCAAGTTCTGTGTTTGCAAGAAAATATCTAAGTCACTTATTGCCGGCTCTGAAGAAGATGTTTGAAGAAAACACCATTTCTTCATCAAACAATAATGTTGATGAAGACTACTCTAAGTTAGAGAAACTTGTTGGGTACCAAGTGAACATGGCAATGGTATTCTCTGCCTCAACTTATCAGTTTGCATGGAGCCGTGCCTTGAAACAACAGCTCCAAACAAGACATGTACTCATATATGGTGAGGGATTATTGCCACGTCATCATGTTCCTAAGCCCTTGAACTTTCTCCCAAATCTCAGTGTTAGTGCCAGCAAGATGAAGAGGTACTCGAATCATAATATGTCTAATAAGGTCAGGCCACATTTTCTGAAAAGAAATTTAGCCATGAAtggaaagacaaagaaaagcaaagagGCAGAGATTATTGAGAGGAAGTTGACATCTCTAAGACGGCTTTTACCAGGTGGGAATGAGATGGGTGAAGAAAATGAATTGTTGGCAGAAGTAGGAAGCTACATTTCTTGTCTCCAGTTA